In the Trinickia acidisoli genome, CATCGAACACATGGCCATACCCGCCGAGCTTCACGGGAATCAGGCACACGGCGGCGATGACGACGATGTAGATCATGATGTCCTTGACGAACGCGATCATCGCCGGTGCGCGCAGGCCGCTCTTATACGTGTAAAGCGCAAGAATCAGGAATGCGATGACGAGCGGCAGTTCGCCCGATACGCCGAGCCCCTTGATCACGACCTGCATGCCGATGAGTTGTAGCGCGATGTAGGGCATCGTTGCGACGATCCCAGTCACCGCGATCGCGGCGGGTAGCCATTTACCGCCGTATTCTCCGTGAACGTAGTCGGCGGCGGTGATGTGGCCTTTCGCATGCGCAGCCTTCCACAGCTTCGGCATGACGGCGAACACGAATGGATAAACGATGATCGTGTACGGCAGCGCGAAAAAACCATATGCCCCGACAGCGTATACGAGCGCCGGTACGGCGATCACCGTGTACGCGGTGTAGAAGTCGCCGCCCACGAGGAACCACGAGATCACGGTGCCGAATTGTCTGCCGCCGAGGCCCCATTCGTGCAACTGGGTGAGATCACCGCGTTTCCAGCGCGCCGCGACGAAGCCGACCACCGTCACGAGTGCGAACAATGCGATGAAGACGGTCATCGCGACCGGATCGATCGGAGGCGTATCGCTCATTTGGTGCTCCTATAGACAACGTACAGCAGCAGCGAGGTCAGCGGAACCCAAAGGAATTGGTACCAATAGAAGAACGGGAAGCCTGCGAAGGAAGGGTGGTTGCCGTTATAGAACGGTAGCCATAGCAGTGCGACGTAGGGAATCAGCAGGACGATCCAGTGCCAGCCGCGGCGGGTCTGGACCTCGTCCGTTAGCGGACGGTCGGTCATTGGGTTGGTCTCCTCGAAAGCTATTCTTTATTGCGCACTCCGACGTTCCGGGCGCGCCCGCCCTAACGTCGGAACCGATCTATTCGGCAGGCCGAGTATGTTCGATATGCCCCGCGAGTCACAACCGCACAACTACGCAAGCGGTCTACGTA is a window encoding:
- a CDS encoding DUF3311 domain-containing protein translates to MTDRPLTDEVQTRRGWHWIVLLIPYVALLWLPFYNGNHPSFAGFPFFYWYQFLWVPLTSLLLYVVYRSTK